Below is a window of Comamonadaceae bacterium M7527 DNA.
TTGCGGGGGCAGCTCAGGTTAGGTGTGTGTAAACGCGTGGGTTTACTCGCCCTCCTGATTCCCGTTGAACTACAGCCGCAGAACACGGCTGTGAGCACCAACAAGCATATTGTAAAGCCCCTAGAATAGGTGCCATGGCCACACATGAACAACTTGAACAACTAACCCAGCGCGTTGAGCGCTTGTTGTTGCGTCACGAGGAGCTACAGCGCTCCTACGCTTTGCTACAAGACGAGCTAGACGTCTGCCATCGCGACCGCGACTTGCTAAAAATGCGCTTGTCCGCGGCCAAACAACGTATGGACGCATTGATAACTGGTCTGCCACAGCCGCTGTCAGACCCGTCAGCTGCATCAGCGCAACCCGAGGACACTCAGCCATGAGCCGCGTAGAAGTTCAAATCATGGGCCAAAGCTATGTGCTGGCCAGCCCAGACGGCGGCGAAGACGCCATCACCTCAGCAGCGGCCAAGGTAGATGCAGCCATGTGCGGCATCAGA
It encodes the following:
- a CDS encoding DUF904 domain-containing protein — its product is MATHEQLEQLTQRVERLLLRHEELQRSYALLQDELDVCHRDRDLLKMRLSAAKQRMDALITGLPQPLSDPSAASAQPEDTQP